The following proteins are co-located in the Heliorestis convoluta genome:
- a CDS encoding DUF445 domain-containing protein, giving the protein MPIIGAVIGWFTNLLAVSMLFRPYHPIVLPGLPWTIQGLIPRRQGEMAIKVGEIVEEQLLSQDDLMARINTQETREKLSRSLSEVISARLAERVPAFLPLGIRQVLTELSRDLVKKEAPAVLDRMARQLDTSIREHISIKEMVEERIRSLDLKEMEQLVLRVASKELRHIVVLGGALGFLVGLIQALVSYMIRLWLL; this is encoded by the coding sequence ATGCCGATCATTGGGGCTGTTATTGGCTGGTTCACCAACCTGCTAGCGGTAAGCATGCTTTTTCGACCTTATCACCCCATTGTTTTGCCGGGATTGCCTTGGACCATTCAAGGTCTCATACCAAGGCGACAAGGGGAAATGGCTATCAAAGTGGGAGAGATTGTAGAGGAGCAATTGCTTTCCCAGGACGATTTAATGGCACGAATTAATACGCAAGAGACACGAGAAAAGCTATCTCGTTCTCTATCAGAAGTAATCTCTGCTCGCCTTGCGGAAAGAGTTCCCGCTTTTCTTCCCTTAGGCATTCGACAAGTGCTAACAGAGCTGTCTCGCGATCTGGTCAAGAAAGAGGCACCCGCTGTTTTAGACCGAATGGCTCGACAGCTCGACACGTCCATACGAGAACACATATCGATTAAGGAGATGGTGGAAGAAAGAATTCGAAGCCTCGACTTAAAAGAAATGGAGCAACTGGTTCTACGAGTGGCTTCGAAAGAATTGCGTCACATTGTTGTTCTTGGTGGTGCTCTTGGTTTTCTAGTCGGTCTGATTCAAGCTTTAGTTTCTTATATGATTCGTCTCTGGTTGCTCTAA
- the ytxC gene encoding putative sporulation protein YtxC → MSKIVTIGASRNLDVIGKRLFREIRALTGEGWKIACEHSYDEKIHKLQVVIEKVPAGETAKDMIRILQQYMARQITEWILDDWEKEMLKKYAKTKYYYFSDAERRNIIDKALRILQQEEETSKDYIIYRVGRNERILERLLEVMILRKEIHIDGFIRFRLKDYTKSLCEALDLAVDEYMMEKEYNEFVRLLKYFLEIQDSRIPLVHVFLRSGGQFQLIDDKGNPVIHEAMEGLQEEEVKQYVSYDDLLISALITVAPEQVLIHAQEREHKSEAINTIKAVFGERLHHCPGCERCLTALKGREREAWVVNPST, encoded by the coding sequence TTGTCAAAAATCGTAACAATAGGAGCTAGCCGTAACCTGGACGTAATAGGAAAGAGGCTGTTCAGAGAGATACGTGCATTGACTGGTGAAGGATGGAAAATAGCTTGCGAACATTCTTACGACGAAAAAATTCACAAGCTCCAAGTTGTTATTGAAAAAGTACCAGCCGGTGAAACGGCCAAAGACATGATACGAATTCTTCAACAGTACATGGCTCGTCAAATCACAGAATGGATTCTTGATGACTGGGAAAAAGAGATGCTTAAAAAGTATGCGAAAACAAAGTATTATTACTTTTCCGACGCCGAGCGAAGGAACATCATCGACAAAGCTTTACGAATTCTACAGCAAGAAGAAGAAACATCGAAAGATTATATTATCTATCGAGTTGGTCGCAACGAACGCATACTAGAGCGACTCCTAGAAGTGATGATTCTTCGTAAGGAAATTCACATTGACGGTTTTATCCGTTTTCGCTTAAAAGACTATACGAAATCGCTATGTGAAGCGCTAGACTTAGCTGTCGATGAATATATGATGGAAAAGGAATATAATGAATTTGTTCGCTTGCTTAAATATTTCCTGGAAATTCAGGATTCGCGCATTCCTCTCGTCCATGTCTTTTTACGTTCAGGAGGGCAATTTCAGCTTATTGATGACAAGGGAAATCCAGTAATCCATGAAGCGATGGAAGGATTACAAGAGGAAGAAGTAAAACAGTATGTAAGTTACGATGACCTTTTAATCAGTGCTTTAATCACCGTAGCGCCAGAACAGGTCTTAATTCATGCCCAAGAAAGAGAACACAAAAGTGAAGCTATCAATACGATTAAAGCTGTCTTCGGTGAACGACTCCACCATTGTCCAGGTTGCGAACGATGTTTGACCGCTCTCAAGGGAAGAGAACGGGAAGCCTGGGTTGTCAACCCATCAACATAA
- a CDS encoding GTP pyrophosphokinase, translating into MSLNSQQLEGILACYKQIESELRVKLESLKSPLEMKFGRPVILFIESRTKKGNSLIEKARRYGWQVTEETIHRIKDIAGLRIIVQHLDDIDRVVDVLHQRTDLRVIDEKDFVRSPKTSGYRSYHLIVEYDYNDLRGPATRYAEIQVRTVGQHFWAVLQHSMMYKYGLEVPSHVAENLRLIAEETSNMDEKMMVMRWAVSRDLETDEVRDYAEKLVKSLYQQEGSKVQQSMTFDPLSYFEKMSILELSFLLGQQGIAASDFNPQSLARCSCCNAPFLLHENVRVLTAQSNSLAEKKADPVRLCKVCYSLIVPILRRELAPLSCINRDWLQKAQEETKHLSRKLYQFFLERVRNPLRKRLHQSAARKGIAMSQQTATLDVGAVTLFKAVIGDTVTIQIDSEWDPHHGEAETLVLYFKLNYRVIGRMQISYTYPEIEWDEFHEPEIIEPESFLYNASELSRLFSLIEVELQERPGPFTMVINR; encoded by the coding sequence TTGAGTCTTAACAGTCAACAACTAGAAGGGATCCTGGCTTGCTACAAACAAATTGAATCAGAGTTACGAGTAAAGCTGGAATCACTAAAAAGCCCTTTAGAAATGAAGTTCGGGAGACCGGTGATTCTATTTATCGAAAGTCGAACCAAAAAAGGCAACAGTTTAATCGAAAAAGCTCGACGCTATGGCTGGCAAGTTACAGAAGAGACAATTCATCGCATTAAAGATATAGCAGGCTTGCGCATCATTGTGCAGCATCTTGATGATATTGATCGAGTGGTTGATGTATTACATCAAAGAACAGACTTGCGTGTCATCGATGAAAAAGATTTTGTTCGCTCTCCCAAAACGAGTGGCTACCGCAGTTATCACCTGATCGTAGAGTATGATTATAACGATCTAAGGGGACCAGCGACTCGTTACGCTGAGATACAAGTCAGGACAGTAGGTCAACATTTTTGGGCCGTCTTACAGCATTCCATGATGTATAAGTATGGCCTCGAAGTGCCTAGCCATGTGGCTGAGAATTTGCGCCTTATCGCAGAAGAAACCAGTAACATGGATGAAAAAATGATGGTTATGCGCTGGGCCGTATCACGTGATTTAGAGACCGATGAAGTTCGGGATTATGCGGAAAAACTCGTAAAAAGCTTATATCAACAAGAAGGTTCTAAAGTGCAACAATCTATGACCTTCGACCCTCTGTCATACTTTGAGAAGATGAGTATTTTGGAGCTTAGCTTTTTACTTGGGCAACAAGGCATTGCAGCATCCGACTTTAATCCCCAGAGTTTAGCAAGATGTTCTTGCTGTAATGCTCCTTTTTTGCTTCATGAGAATGTTCGCGTGCTTACAGCCCAGAGTAACAGTTTGGCTGAGAAAAAAGCTGATCCAGTGCGACTTTGTAAAGTCTGCTATTCTCTCATCGTTCCTATTTTGCGGCGCGAATTGGCACCTTTAAGTTGTATCAATCGCGATTGGCTACAAAAAGCACAAGAAGAAACAAAGCACTTAAGTCGTAAGTTATACCAGTTTTTTTTAGAGCGCGTAAGAAATCCTTTGCGCAAAAGGCTACACCAGTCGGCAGCTCGTAAAGGAATCGCTATGTCTCAACAGACAGCGACACTTGATGTGGGTGCTGTAACCCTCTTTAAAGCGGTAATAGGCGACACAGTAACGATTCAAATCGATTCAGAATGGGACCCTCATCATGGTGAAGCAGAAACATTGGTATTGTACTTCAAACTGAACTATCGTGTGATTGGTCGCATGCAAATATCTTATACCTATCCCGAAATTGAATGGGATGAGTTTCACGAGCCGGAAATTATTGAACCAGAATCTTTTCTGTATAATGCGAGCGAGCTAAGTCGCCTTTTCTCTTTAATTGAAGTAGAGCTACAAGAGAGACCCGGTCCATTTACGATGGTTATTAATCGCTAG
- a CDS encoding ribonuclease H-like YkuK family protein, translated as MLFLGQQGLLPLEHVVQAFHTFSTEYPDAKVSIWVGTDSQKHGCSTRVVTSLTVYRQSKGAQSYQYIHTLNRLLPLGEKLEYETHMSIEVIGQLRQILNEKVLCYELELHIDGGHRGKSRQHLQRIVGWAESLASVYNYSIRTKPLAFGATSVADRYAK; from the coding sequence GTGTTATTTCTAGGACAACAGGGATTATTGCCTCTCGAGCATGTCGTTCAAGCTTTTCACACTTTTTCTACAGAATATCCCGATGCGAAAGTATCGATCTGGGTTGGAACTGATAGCCAGAAACATGGTTGCTCAACCCGTGTCGTTACTTCTCTTACAGTCTATCGTCAGAGCAAAGGCGCTCAATCATATCAATATATTCATACTCTGAATCGTCTGTTACCACTGGGCGAAAAGCTTGAGTACGAAACGCACATGTCCATTGAAGTAATCGGTCAGCTACGTCAAATTCTTAATGAAAAAGTGTTGTGTTATGAACTAGAACTCCACATCGATGGCGGCCATAGAGGAAAAAGCCGCCAGCATTTGCAACGCATCGTAGGCTGGGCTGAAAGCCTTGCTAGTGTGTACAACTACTCAATTCGTACAAAACCGCTGGCTTTCGGCGCTACTTCTGTGGCCGATCGTTACGCCAAGTAA
- a CDS encoding deoxynucleoside kinase: protein MVDNQGRVQIVVDGVTGVGKSSLVQILAEHLKLKAYNEVFEDKNQLLHKFFYDRARWAFPMQINFLTNRYKQYREASCLYQAIMDRSIYSDAIFARMYLEDGYLTKEEFAVYHNLLQSMLADLMPPRLMVRLKVDANEAICRIHKRGRADELEVERAYWERLNRCYDATYENYSGGHLLTVDVTCLDFVNNQQDRNRLLDQIITAYYETKA from the coding sequence ATGGTGGACAACCAGGGCAGAGTACAAATTGTTGTGGATGGCGTAACAGGTGTGGGCAAAAGCAGTCTGGTGCAGATTCTTGCAGAGCATCTGAAACTGAAAGCCTATAACGAGGTTTTTGAGGATAAAAATCAATTACTACATAAGTTTTTTTATGATCGAGCACGGTGGGCCTTCCCTATGCAGATCAACTTTTTAACGAATCGTTATAAACAATATCGGGAAGCTTCTTGTCTCTATCAAGCGATTATGGATCGCTCGATCTACTCGGACGCTATCTTTGCCCGTATGTATCTAGAAGATGGTTATCTGACGAAAGAAGAATTTGCCGTCTATCACAACTTGCTTCAAAGCATGCTCGCTGATCTGATGCCGCCTCGTCTTATGGTGCGCCTCAAGGTAGATGCGAACGAAGCGATTTGCCGTATCCACAAAAGAGGCCGCGCTGATGAGCTAGAAGTTGAACGTGCTTACTGGGAGCGGCTCAATCGTTGTTATGATGCCACGTATGAAAATTACAGTGGTGGTCACTTGCTTACGGTAGACGTCACTTGCCTTGACTTTGTCAACAATCAACAAGACCGAAATCGCTTGCTCGATCAAATTATAACGGCATACTACGAAACAAAAGCATAA